In a genomic window of Nyctibius grandis isolate bNycGra1 chromosome 4, bNycGra1.pri, whole genome shotgun sequence:
- the ZBTB42 gene encoding zinc finger and BTB domain-containing protein 42, with translation MEFPDHSRQLLQCLSQQRHQGFLCDCTVLVGEAQFRAHRAVLASCSMYFHLFYRDQLDKRDIVHLNSDIVTAPAFSLLLEFMYEGKLEFNSLPVEDVLAAASYLHMYDIVKVCKGKLKDKELCSEEKINDEAASLEKAEHFLDAGVPLVHEFDPGNKQKFSVAEYERAAGKEKVSSHPAWSSDHLSGSSVPTEAEPCAAAAGKTKANVNSSTGPLSQRSVNHPLASSDVDCALDLSFKPVPGRDSLHPSYVFGQLASDSQQQGTEPLVKDEQDFLSDQEDGEARSPESQHFGNSAKSLVTGLGHMFAGNGSSHAREEDIDQERDESEDDMDSSDISSGVLVPPGHICICPLCSKVFPSPHILQLHLSSHFRDKDCSRTRLSPDGSVPTCTLCGKTFSCMYTLKRHERTHSGEKPYTCGQCGKSFQYSHNLSRHAVVHTREKPHGCKWCERRFTQSGDLYRHIRKFHCGLVKSLVV, from the coding sequence ATGGAGTTTCCAGACCATAGCCGCCAGTTGCTGCAGTGTCTGAGTCAGCAGCGTCACCAGGGCTTCCTGTGTGACTGTACTGTTTTAGTTGGAGAAGCTCAATTCAGAGCTCACAGAGCCGTTCTTGCCTCTTGCAGTATGTACTTCCATCTTTTCTACAGGGACCAGTTAGACAAAAGGGATATTGTGCATCTGAACAGTGACATTGTCACAGCCCCTGCCTTCAGCCTGCTGCTCGAATTCATGTACGAGGGGAAGCTGGAATTCAACAGTCTCCCGGTCGAAGATGTGCTGGCTGCAGCTAGCTACCTTCACATGTATGACATTGTGAAAGTCTGCAAGGGCAAGTTGAAAGATAAAGAATTATGTTCGGAAGAGAAGATTAATGATGAGGCGGCTAGTTTGGAGAAAGCGGAGCATTTTCTAGATGCCGGAGTGCCCCTGGTCCACGAGTTTGAcccaggaaacaaacaaaaattcagcGTTGCAGAATACGAGAGAGCAGCAGGCAAAGAAAAGGTCAGCAGTCACCCCGCCTGGTCCTCTGATCATCTAAGTGGCAGCTCTGTGCCGACAGAGGCAGAACCGTGCGCCGCAGcagctggaaaaacaaaggCTAATGTCAATAGTTCCACGGGACCTTTGTCCCAAAGGTCTGTTAACCATCCCCTGGCTTCGAGCGATGTGGACTGCGCGCTGGATTTGTCTTTCAAGCCCGTGCCGGGGAGAGATTCCTTACACCCCTCCTATGTCTTTGGACAGCTGGCTTCCgacagccagcagcagggtaCCGAGCCACTTGTTAAAGATGAACAAGACTTCCTGTCAGATCAGGAGGACGGTGAAGCCAGGAGTCCGGAGAGTCAGCATTTTGGGAATTCAGCCAAAAGCCTAGTGACAGGGTTAGGACACATGTTTGCGGGGAATGGCAGCTCTCATGCCCGAGAGGAGGATATAGATCAAGAGCGAGACGAGAGCGAGGACGACATGGATTCGTCGGACATCTCCTCGGGCGTCCTCGTGCCTCCCGGGCATATCTGCATTTGCCCCCTCTGTAGCAAGGTGTTCCCGAGCCCGCACATCCTTCAGCTGCACCTGAGCTCTCACTTCCGTGACAAGGACTGCTCCCGGACCCGCTTGTCCCCCGACGGCTCCGTCCCCACTTGTACCCTCTGCGGAAAGACTTTTTCTTGCATGTACACATTAAAGAGGCACGAGAGGACTCACTCCGGGGAGAAGCCCTACACCTGCGGCCAGTGCGGAAAGAGCTTCCAGTATTCCCACAACCTCAGCCGCCACGCAGTGGTGCACACCAGGGAGAAGCCCCACGGGTGCAAGTGGTGCGAGAGACGGTTCACGCAGTCTGGGGATTTGTACAGACATATCCGCAAATTTCATTGTGGCCTTGTAAAGTCCTTGGTTGTTTGA